A region from the Brassica napus cultivar Da-Ae chromosome C8, Da-Ae, whole genome shotgun sequence genome encodes:
- the LOC106415627 gene encoding transcription termination factor MTEF18, mitochondrial, whose translation MFVIVRFKSALISRNLTTAAKRRRVPSIYKSLAIGEAQKAVTDYLHTTRSLSYSHAEHIATNASSSIRNLILNLDFSVATFSKSIRRHLRYHPINEFEFFFESIGIDLGEVGEYLPEKKFFFSEDPRVLEAACALSGFGFPWNKLGRLYREERSVFLQSGDEIGLVLGRLSGVGFSTVAVAGVCLAFPSVLCGGVEIGCLFVKVKRLFEEFGSEDVVEENVESWYAFGRKVRVFYDLGFESEEMWELMGRNRSLFMECSEEALVNKTDYFCRFGIGKEEAALLILRNPDVMSFDLEKPVISVKGVLKHFGLSEDEVDALSLKHPHVFGRNKMKNLPLVVRALAIHERIFDKLKNGTYQLLSSYSLMKPDEDIDREYQRGLEEIQNLRCKTHSFQKLDFLHQIGFAENGLTMKTLQHVHGTAVEIQERFQILLDSGIDFSKACMLIRSSPKSLNQKPHSIQEKIRFLCEEMGDSLEYLEVYPAYLCFDLENRISPRFRFHKWLVEKGLSEKNYSIASIVATSEKAFIARLYGIHPAIPKHYFERFSYRKDRTTVS comes from the coding sequence ATGTTCGTCATAGTCAGATTCAAATCCGCACTGATCTCTCGTAATCTCACAACAGCGGCGAAACGCAGAAGAGTCCCGTCGATATACAAATCCCTAGCCATCGGAGAAGCTCAAAAAGCCGTCACGGACTACCTCCACACCACGAGGTCCCTCTCCTACTCCCACGCCGAGCACATCGCCACGAACGCCTCCTCCTCGATCCGCAACCTCATCCTCAACCTCGACTTCTCCGTCGCGACCTTCTCCAAATCGATCCGGAGGCATCTCAGGTACCACCCCATCAACGAGTTCGAGTTTTTCTTCGAGAGCATCGGCATTGATCTCGGGGAGGTTGGCGAGTATTTGCCTGAGAAGAAGTTCTTCTTCTCCGAGGATCCAAGAGTGTTGGAGGCGGCGTGTGCGTTGTCTGGGTTTGGGTTTCCTTGGAATAAGCTTGGGAGGTTGTATAGAGAGGAAAGGTCTGTTTTTTTGCAGAGTGGGGATGAGATTGGTTTGGTGCTGGGTAGGTTGAGTGGTGTGGGGTTTAGTACTGTGGCGGTGGCGGGTGTTTGTTTAGCGTTTCCGAGTGTACTGTGTGGTGGTGTTGAGATTGGTTGTTTGTTTGTGAAGGTGAAGAGGTTGTTTGAGGAGTTTGGTTCAGAGGATGTTGTTGAAGAGAATGTGGAGTCTTGGTATGCCTTTGGTAGGAAAGTTAGGGTGTTTTACGATTTGGGGTTTGAGAGTGAGGAGATGTGGGAGTTGATGGGTAGAAACAGATCATTGTTTATGGAATGTTCAGAAGAAGCTCTTGTGAACAAGACTGATTATTTTTGTAGATTTGGTATTGGGAAAGAGGAAGCTGCTCTTTTGATTCTTCGAAATCCTGATGTTATGAGTTTTGATTTAGAGAAGCCTGTGATCTCAGTTAAAGGAGTGCTTAAGCATTTTGGATTGAGTGAGGACGAAGTGGATGCTCTTTCTCTGAAGCACCCTCACGTTTTTGGTAGAAACAAGATGAAGAACCTGCCTCTTGTGGTTAGAGCATTAGCTATACATGAAAGGATCTTCGATAAGTTGAAGAACGGGACTTATCAATTACTCTCTAGCTATTCGTTGATGAAACCCGACGAAGATATAGACAGAGAATATCAACGAGGCTTGGAGGAAATTCAAAACTTAAGGTGTAAAACACACAGTTTTCAAAAACTTGATTTCCTTCATCAAATAGGTTTTGCCGAAAACGGTTTGACCATGAAGACACTACAACACGTCCACGGTACCGCCGTGGAAATACAGGAAAGGTTCCAAATCCTACTAGACAGTGGCATCGATTTCTCAAAGGCATGTATGTTGATAAGATCATCACCGAAGAGTTTGAACCAGAAACCACATAGCATACAAGAGAAGATAAGGTTCCTGTGTGAGGAAATGGGAGATTCTTTGGAATATCTTGAGGTTTATCCAGCCTATCTCTGTTTCGACCTGGAGAACAGAATAAGTCCAAGGTTTAGGTTCCATAAATGGCTTGTGGAGAAAGGGCTAAGCGAGAAAAACTATTCGATCGCAAGCATTGTAGCCACCAGCGAAAAGGCGTTCATAGCTCGTTTATATGGGATTCATCCAGCAATCCCCAAACACTATTTCGAACGTTTCTCTTACAGAAAAGACAGAACCACTGTATCCTAA